The DNA region CTCTCCGCACTAACCTGGCCGCCACACACTCGCCTGGCTCCGCTGCGCGCGGCTTCCGGGTGTGCGCGGAGACGCAGGGGCGGTGCCCCAGCCGGAGTCGCCGGGTCCGCCCGCGCGTCCCGCCTTCTCAgcccagggcctctccttcctgccccagaTGTCCTCCGTGGCTAGTCCCCTGTCTCCGGGCAAAGCCCACCTAGTCCACTGAGCAGGTAAGATAACAACACCCAAGGTTAGATGGCAGGACGAACTGCCCACTGGACATGACGTTAGCGGCTTGGGGTTTTTGAAGCCGAAAGGGCTCCAGAGTGAGAGCCGCCAAATTTAAGCCAGTTCCTGGGGTTCAATCAGAGGGCATCTCCTGGAGCTGAGAATTTTTCTGGCGCCCCCTAGGAATCTGTCTTGGCGATCTAATCTCTGCTAGTCCTTAGCACTGAAAGTGGGGTGCTGTGGTTTCAGGACAAGCCTAGCTCGGAGTATCCGAAACTCTAGAGTATGCTTGAGGCAAATTTCACGAGAGACCAAACGCCTGGGAAAGACATGGGGAAATTAAACGACAAGTGGCGTGTGAACCTTTACAAAAACCTTACAGCGCCTTGACGCAAAACTGGCAGCTTCAGAGAACACGCACAGATTCCAACAATCCCACCTTCTCCTAAGAGCCAAGCTCTGGAGTGTGTCTAGAGGATTCCACCCAAATCTTTATTAGCTAGCAGGAACCAGGGCTTCGCAAGGGCCAGGGTCCTAACTTGAACAACAGCCCCTCAGGATGCCAGAGCGGTCCGGGCCCCAGACAGAGCCACAAGCTTTTTACCACAGGTCTGTCACAGAAAGCATGCAGGAAGTCAGTCCGTTACTAGGGGGTGGAGGCAGTGTGAAGGAGCCTCCCCTTCTGGGACGTGTATGTGCACCCTCACTTCCTGATTGGCTTGTGATTTcggacaaaaagaaagaaacaaacaaaaatattccgGCCTGACTAACCCAGCAGTCAGTTTCTAGTGGATTCCTCAACTTGAAACCTATTTCTCACTTGTTCCACAAATGAGAAACTAGTTTGAAGAACCAGTGAGGgcaaggcttggtggcaaacacctttagtCACAGCATTCAGCATTCCccggcagaggcaagtggatctctgtgcgttcaaggccagcctggtctacgtagtgagttccaggccagccaaagctacatagtgagactctggtttaaaaaaagaaagaagacggGCGGTAGTGGcccacgactttaatcccagcacttgggaggcagaggcaggtggatttctgagttcgaggccagcctggtctacagagtgagttccaggacagagaaaccctgtcttgaaaataccaaaaaaaaaaaaaaaagaaagaaagaaagaaagaaagaaatgaaggaaggaaggaaggaagagagaaagaaagaaagaaaaagccgggcagtggtggcacacgcctttgatcccagcacttgggaggcagagacaggcagatttctgagttcgaggacagcctagtctacagagtgagttccagtacagcctgggctatacagagagaccctgtcttgaaaaaggaaagaaagaaagaaagaaagaaagaaagaaagaaagaaagaaagaaagaaagaaagaaagggaggaaggaagaaagaaaaaaatcaaaccactAAGACAGTAGTATCTCAAGTTCAataccagccagggctacacagcaacagcagagatgagaaaagagaaaaagaagagacaggagatgggaaaatgtgtgtgtgtgtgtgtgtgtgtgtgtgtgcattttctttttctaaaaaatatttatatttatttatttattttatgtatgtgagtacactgtagctgtcttcagacacaccagaagggggcatcagatctcattacagatggttgtgagccaccatgtggttgctggaaattgaactcaggaagagcagtcaatgctcttaactgctgagccatctctccagccctgcattttcttttcttttcttttttctttttttttggggggggggctttgttttgtttttttcgagacagccaccatgcattttcttttttaattaactaatttacttaatgtgtatgggtttacatgtgtgtctgtgtaacgTGAGTGTGCAGTGCCACAGAGGCTACAAGCTGTCAGATCTCCTAGACCTATAGCTATAGACAGTTTTTACTGGCtatggaggtgctgggaaccaaattcctACTTTCCTCAAGAGCAACAAAAGCTCTTAAGCAATGAACTCTCTCTCTGgtaccttgtcttaaaaacaatttttagatttacatattttatgtgtatggctgttttcatgcatgtatatatgtgcactatgtgtgtctctggtgcccacagagtctcaaagagggcatcagatctcctggaactggaattaagggcaattgtgagccacatgtggggtgctaggaaccaaacctgtgtcctctgcaagtaCATccagggttttattgttgtttgtttgtttgtttgtttgtttttgtttttagctgttgagccatccctccagtcccattctttttgttgtgggttttctaaactttttatttgtttgtttgtttttgtttattcacgtgtgtatgtgtatggaagtGCTCCAGTCAGGGTAGACATGCattcctggaggtcagaggacaacttttagaagtCAGTTCTGAAAGAGTTCTGAcccagggacagaactcaggtcatccgTGTTTGGGGCAAGTGCctttatgtgctgagccatctcacagcctGGGATCTCTGCCTTCTCTACAGACCAGATAGCAGCTCCTGGGCTCCCCGTACGGAGCACAAGCGTACATCTGCCTCTCTGAGCCCGGGGACGCCCTCTTTCACTTTAGTCGCAGTCGCAGAGAGCGGCAGGCCCCTCCCCTCCAGCCGCACCATGGGGGAGCCGGTTGGAAAGCTGCCAGAGGAAGTGCTGGCGCTCATCTTCCGCGACCTGCCTCTCAGGGACCGTGCTGTAGCTGCCAGAGTCTGCAGGGCCTGGGCTGTGGCTGTCAACAACAGCGCTGTGTGGTCTAATACAAGCATCAGGTGAGTTGCATCCCGTGGCCCGCTCATCTTCATGCCTGAAGACACACTCGTTGGCTGCCTGTTATATACCCATTGGcattgtctttttattatttttttttcggAAAAGAGGATTGAGTCTAGGGTCTCACATTTGCTAGGCAAggagtctaccactgagctctgtcCCAAGCCCCCAACTAGTATCCTAAGTGCCTTACATAAAttaactcatttaatcctcacaggAAGCTCCTGTAGCTCCATCTCCACAGACTATTGCTGAGCATGCCTAGTTCCttaaataccacacacatacacacacacacacacacacacacacacacacacaccccgctgGGGTGAGGGACCAGGAGGCGGTTCAGCCTCAGGCAGAAAACTCTGAAGTCTTCTAAAGAAAAAGGATGGAGCCTGGGCGGTGGgagccggggcggtggtggcgcacgcctttaatcccagcacttgggaggcagaggcaggtggatttctgagttcgaggccagcctggtctacagagtgagttccaggacagccagggctatacagagaaaccctgtctgggagcggggggagggggggaaggatgGTAAGAAAAAGGATGGAAATTCCTGTGATAGGAAAGAGGGGCACATAGAGATGGCTGCTccgttaagagcactagctgctcttctagaagacctgagttcgattcctgaCTCTCACACAGCAGCTCGCGGCTGTGGCTGTAATTTCAGCTCTAGGGAATCCAACATCTTCCGGCCTcctcagacaccaggcacacctgtgttgcacagacatacatccaggtaaaacaactacacacacacacaaatcaaaatattatttttttttaaaaaagtttcttcCCCAGTGACACTGCTAATTCCTTTCTATGTCACTCTAACATAAGTTGTGACTGTGAGCTGGAAGACTTGTTGCCACCGTATCTGTCCTCCTGCCTGGACCACATTCGCAACCTAAGGCTGGAATATGAACCGTCAAAGAAGCCCAGCCGCAGAACGGCCACCGAGCTGCTGACTGCTCTGGCCAACCGAGCCCCAAGGCTTCTAGGCCTGCGCTTGGAATGCCGTGGAGAGAAGCCGCTTTTTGATGCGGGCCGGGACGTCTTGGGCGCTGTGCACGCCGTCTGCGGAGCTGCTCACCAACTGCGCCACCTCGACTTGCGCCACTTGCCCTACACGCTGGAAGACACTCTGGTGCTTAAGGCTGCTGGGAGCTGTCCCGAGCTCCGCAGTCTTTTCCTGGACAACTACGCGCTAGTGAACAGCGTGCAGCCCGCCTCTGTGTTTAAGCTATTGGAGGCCTGCCCTCACCTGCGCGCCCTTGGACTGCACCTTGCCAGTATGTCGCGCGCCGCGCTGGAATTACTAGCCGCTCCGCATCGCGCCCCCTTTGCACTTCTGGCACTGAGGTGCGCGTGCCCCGAAGATGCTCGTGCTTCCCCTCTGCCTGATGAAGCCTGGGCGACGCTGAGTTGCCGCCATCCTGGGCTGGAGGTGGAACTGGAGCTGGAGCCTGTGCTTCCAGATGAGGCCGTGACGCGCATCCTGCAACCAGCAGTACCAGTGGCGGTGCTGCGTCTCAATCTCTCGGGTGACACTGTAGGACCGGTGCGCTTCGCAGCGCGCCACTACGCCAAGACTTTGCGCGCCCTCGAGGTGCGCGCGTCCGCATCCTCCGAGCTGCACACCGCGCTGGAGGAGCTGGCGGCGCGCTGCGCGGGCTTGAGAGAGATACACTGCTTCTGCGTGGTGAGACCCTCGGTACTGGACGCCTTCCGCGCGCACTGTCCGCGCCTGCGCAGCTACACGCTCAAACTAAAGCGTGAGCCGCATCCCTGGCAGCCCACACTGGTGCGGTGATAGGGCAATCTCGCCGCTCCAGGACCGCGCGAACCCGAAGCCTCGGAAAGGCCTAAGCAAGTAGCGCAGGCACTCCCCAGCCGCTAGCCTTTTCTTTAGGGGCTCCGTTTACTATGGTGCTTCTTGGGAACCGGGGCCTAAGAGAACATCCAGAATCCCAGGCACCATAAATTCAGCGagccttctcagcctctctgtctcAGTCCACTCTGGgctctccttcccctctgtgcACTCTCATTAGCTCCGAGGCCcagagctgggggaagggcaggcaCAAGTAGGAGCCAAGAGTCAAGGGTgagtgtaaagtaaataaatcctttaataTTCCTGCGTCCTGTGATCTCGAGTCAGCTGTGAAGGGGAGGGCAGGAAATACACAAAAGCTGAAAGGGTAGTCCAGCCCGACATTCAAGGAGAGACCTCAAGGGCCTTTATACTGTGACTGTGGGGGATCGGGATCCGGGCACCCTGTACCCCGGGAATGACCAGTTCCCTAGCGTTCTCGCAGACCGGGCAAGTCCAACTTCACCCACCACCCTCTCTGTCCGCCCGCCCTTACCTAGGTTTCGCTAAGTCCGCAGAGGAACTAGGACTTTCGGAGCCCACAGACGTTTTCTCCCAaacaatacagagagagagaggaactcgAGAAGGATGAGACTCGAACGTGGGCTCACCCACGCTCACACCTACGTTTCAGCCAGCCCTCTCTCTCCGGCCCGGTGGCTGGGCGGGTGTCCGAGCCCCGCCTCTTGGGTTCGCACGCGGCCCCCGCCTGACCCGGCGCCCAGGGGCGGAGTAGGGCGGGGCGGGCGGCAAACGCAGCACTTTCGCGGCTTTGACAAGCCTGCAGCGGCCGGGCTGGAACGCTGAGCCCGGCCGAGACTGCGCCATGCAGGAAGCGCCAGCTGCGCTGCCCACGGAGCCAGGCCCCAGCCCGGTACCTGCCTTCCTCGGCAAGCTATGGGCGCTGGTAGGCGACCCAGGCACCGACCACCTCATCCGCTGGAGCCCGGTGAGGGCTGGGGCCCCTCAACTCCCTCAGTGGTCCCCGGGATCCCTCCAATGTCTGTGAACACCCATGTCCACCCAGCCCCCGCCTGGGTCTGGGCTGTGGGTACCTCGATTGATTCAGCTGTCCAGAGTAGATCACGGTGGAAGGGGTGTGAGAGCCGAAGATGAAAAGTAAGGGTCCTAGAGACTACAGGGACCTAGGTAATTCTCACTTTACTTCATCGACTGATGAGAAAACAggccaagaaaaaggaagagccgGCTCTACCTCTGGCTCAGAGTCACGTAGTGAGTCTGGGACCAGTCTGAGATGGACCCCGGGTGGGTGTGTGCTAATTCTTTCTGAGAACTGCGTGTAGGTCTAGTTAAGGGTAGGAATTCTTTACAGTTAAGGCAGGATAGGCTTTACATGGTACTGAGCTGGCCAAGTCCTACCTCCCAAGGAGGTACAAATCTGGAACCACCCCCCTCATACCCGTAAGAGAGTATGGCCCAGCCGTGAATGGCACCCACTCACGGAGTCTGGTCTGCACCCGCTTGCGGGTGGTTGTGGTTCGTTCTCGGTAGAGTGGCACCAGCTTCCTCGTAAGTGATCAGAGCCGCTTCGCCAAGGAAGTACTGCCCCAGTATTTCAAGCACAGCAACATGGCGAGCTTTGTCCGCCAACTCAACATGTGTGAGTCCCTTTGCCAAGCGGGGAGCGGGTTGGGGGGTCACTTAGTGCAGAGAATGGAATGTGGAATGACTCACGCTCACACCCCGCCTTGCCCCGCCCTCCCGCGCACCCGTTCCTCAGATGGGTTTCGGAAGGTGGTGAGCATTGAGCAAGGGGGCCTGCTCCGACCAGAGCGTGACCATGTTGAGTTTCAGCATCCGAGCTTCGTGCGAGGCCGTGAGCAGCTACTAGAGCGCGTGCGCCGCAAGGTGggacaaactgaaaaaaaaaaaaagtgggaaaacACCAATGTTGGTACTTCTGGCCCTGTTTTATGCGACCCTGTCCCGGATGGTGCCTCCTGCCTGCAGGTACCTGCGCTGCGAGGCGACGACAGTCGATGGCGTCCCGAAGACCTGGGCCGACTGCTGGGAGAGGTGCAAGCTTTGAGGGGAGTGCAGGAGAGCACGGAGGCACGGCTGCAGGAACTCAGGCAGTGCgggacagggaaggaagggtGGAGTGATGGGTGAGAGGATACTGGCCACCTAGGGGTTCGGGGCAGCTCCTTCTACGCTTTGGTTGGAGCCTCCATGCAGAAAATGGGTCCATTTCTGGAACTTTAGTCTTATAAGATGCACGTCCCCTCTGCTGGTCACAGAGACCATGTTGCTAGACCTCTCCATTCTGTGGGGCAAACTCAGATCCCTCAGCATCCTCCTACCCTTTCCCCAGGCAGAACGAGATCTTGTGGCGAGAGGTGGTGACGCTGAGGCAGAGCCACCGTCAGCAACACCGGATCATCGGCAAGGTGTTCCTCTGCCCTAACCTCTTACCCTCACCACTCCTGGCTACCCTACACCTCCATCCTTTCCCTTGGACCAGGAATTGCCTTTCCAGGAGGAAAGGCCTGGCCCGAAGTATAAATTAACCCTTTCTTTTCAGCTAATCCAGTGCCTGTTTGGGCCACTTCAGACGGGGCCCAGCAGTACAGGAGCCAAGAGAAAACTGTAAGTAGGAAAGTCTGTAGTGTTGACTGCCACATCCCCAGCCAGAGCTCCCTTCCCTGTCAGGGAcccacatccaaagaccttccagGAATCTTCATTCCTCTCTCTACCCAggactccccactcccttcctatCCCAGAACTCAACCATCCATTATTCCAcatctcctcccctcttccattcCGGGACCTTACTCTCAAATTCCTAGGCCCCAAGTAGGCATCCCTGGCTTGGGGCTCAAACTaagctccctcccttccctcacaACCCCCAAAAGGCCCCCATCTCTCAGGGAGCCCCTTCCACTCCAGCATGTGACTGATGCCCTGGCAACGGGCCTCAGCTCTGCTGACTTGGCTGCTGGGgcctgagggagggagagagagttgagagagggagggagggaagtgcaGGCTGAGGGGCATGGAGGCCTAACCTGCCCGCCCTGCACAGGTCCCTAATGCTAGATGAGGGGAGTGCATGTTCAGCGTCTGCCAAGTTCAATGCCTGCCCGGTGTCTGGTGCTCTCCTCCAGGACCCCTACTTTATTCAGTCGGTAGGTGTTGTTTCCCCTCTGCCGCCTCTTCCTGGAGTGCAGACAGAATTGTGAGGAAGctatttctttttcctaccctacccccccccaccccccaaagatGGAAGCCAACACTCGACCACCCAGACCTAGGCTCCCCAGTGTAGATCATTTTCAAACCTTGATCCTTAGACCTGGTCCCTGTGGGTGGGTGCTGGTTGGGCTCTTCCTATAGTTAGAGGCCAAGGGCTGGGTCTAGCCTTCTCCTTGCAGCCCCTTCCAGAGACCACCTTGGGCCTCAGCCCTCACAGGGCCAGAGGGCCCATCATCTCTGACATCCCAGAAGATTCTCCATCTCCTGAAGGACACAGGCTTTCTCCTTCCAGTGGTGGCAGGAGGTATGGAGGACAGGGGCTGCCCTCTAGGGACCCTATGGGAAAGGGCCTGCAGCCCACAAgcctggggaggtgggggagaggtcAGTGTCGGGGTCTGGTTGAAGCTTTTCTCTGGTGCAGGGTGAAGGGCCTGGCACTGCTCAAAGAAGAGCCGGCCAGTCCAGGGGGGGATGGCGAGGCCGGGCTGGCCCTGGCCCCAAACGAGTGTGACTTCTGCGTGACAGCGCCCCCACCGCTGCCTGTGGCTGTGGTGCAGGCCATCCTGGAAGGGAAAGGGAGCTACAGCCCTGAGGGGCCCAGGAGTGTACAACAGCCTGAACCAAGGGGCCCCAGGGAGGAACCTGACAGGTAGGTGAGGAGAGCCAATTGATGGTTTATAGATAGATCCACATATACTGGCCAAAGAAAAGGCCCTGCTTTGTGGTCCTGTGGCACCTAAGGGAGGACACTGGGCATCAGACTCTCATGACCTTGATTTCTCAGGGTATGCTCCAAAGAGTATCAACATCATTTAGAAAATGGGAACTCCTAGTCAATTCACTAAGCACCCTGTGGTAGGGCTCTGGAATTTACAACTGAAATTAGTTCACTGGGAtgaataaagatagatagatagataggtagatagataggtaggtaggtagatggatgtaGGTATAGATATACAAGTATATATGCTTAAGAACCAGCTATaatacttacctggcaggggagacaccatgatcacgaaggtggttttcccagggcgaggcttatccattgcactccggATGTGCTGACCCCCGCGATTTCCCCAAATGTGATTTCCCCAAATGCGGGGAAACTCTCGACTGCATAacttgtggtagtgggggactgcgtTCGTGCTCTCCcctggtaaaaaaataaaaaaataaaaaaaaaattaaaaaaattaaaaaaaaaaaaagaagaaccagCTATAGCTGGTCTTGGTGGCACAGGGATGTCAATCCAactacttgggagactgaggcaggagtattgaaagttcaaggcctgcctgggctacagtgtgagctCAAGACTAGTGATggtaacttagtgagactctgcctaACTATAAAAGGAAGAACTGGCAGAGTGATTCATCAAGTAAAGCACTTGTCACAAAAGCCTCTTGAgttgggtggtgggtggtggctcatgcctttaatcccagcgtttgggaggcagaggcaggcagatttctgagttcaaagccagcctggtctacagagtgagttccaggacagccagagatatacagagaaaccctgtctcgaaaaaccaaaaaaaaaaaaaaaaaaaaaaaaaaaaaaaaaaaaaagtctattgacctgagttcaacccctaaAAACCACGTAaagtggaaggaaggaatcaACTTCATGAACccatcctctgacctctccacatGCCCCAGCCCCCagacacataatacacacacaataatgataacaaatgaaaataaataagctgggcattggtggcatatgcctttgatcccagcactcaggaggcagaggcaggtggacctcagagtttgagccagcctggcttacagaatgggttccaggacagctaaggctacacagagaaactctttctcaaaaagccaaaaaacaaaaacaaaagatttaattaattaattaattaaaaataaagggaaagagtGGCTGGGTTGGGGACATAATTTAGTGACAGAGTATGTGTCTAACATACTCAAGATCTAAGTTCAAACTCCAAGCCTggaacacaaacacataaacagaaaaaaaaaaaaaaaacaaccaaaaacaaaatctcTACTAGTATTTACACTTACACAGGAAGGGGGCATTTCCCAAGATCTCAGGTCTCAGCTAGGAAGCAAAGGTAACTGCTTAGaatctgggcatggtgatacCACCCTGCTATCATGCCAGCTCTATCTAGTAGGGAAAAGGTGGAGGCCcaagagtcaggagttcaagatcacaCTTAGCTAGTAAATGTGCCTGGCCTAagcaacatgagaccctgtgtcaaacaacaacaaagacactCCTTTAGCACCCAGGAGGTTAAGGCAAGAGAATCCTCTTTGAGGACTAGTGTCTAACTCCTTcctcagagaatttttttttcttggtttttttcaagacagggtttctctgtgtagccctggctgtcctggagactaggctggcctcaaactcagaagtccgcctgcctctgcctcctaaatgctgggattaaaggtatgcgccacccttggagaattttttaaatttttccttattAGGGATAGAACTTAAGGAAAGTGCTGTCTCCTAGCATGTTGTAGTTGTTGGAGCAATTTAAACCGGATGATGCGTGTTCCTTAAGAGCTGATAGTAGGTTAGTATTATAGACCAATAGTAGTTCTTTATGCACAGGGGAAATCTGGGCCTGGATCGGGGTAACCGGAGTCCAGAGAGTCTGCTAACCCCAATGTTGCTTCGGCCTCCGCCTGAAACTCTGGAGCCCATAGCACCGGTGGATGTGAGTATCTCTTTGCCTGGGGCAAGATGTGAGACACAGGAAGCTGAGCTCCCTGTGTAGCCTTTGAAGGCACCACTCACCCGAGctcttcccaggtgctgggcCCTAGCCTGCAAGGCAGAGAATGGACCTTGATGGATCTGGACATGGAGTTGTCTCTGGTAAGAAGGGAGTGAGAGGGGCCACACACTTGGGTTCATGGCTGAAGGACTGCCCAAGGGActcctcagctctcctcagcTTCTGGGCTCCCTCCTCAGCTGCTTCCTGGGGTTCTCCCATGCAGATGCAGCCCTTGGGTTCAGAGAGGGCTGAAGCTGAGCTGACTGTCAAGGAGCTGAATTCTTCAGGTGTAGGTAATGGTGGTGGGGACTCCTGGGTAGAAGCCATAAGGTCTGTATTCTGTGATTTGGTGGGCTAGGCAGCTTGGgtagtgggggaggaggagaccCTAAATTCAGGCTTCCCTTGAAGAGCCTTCCAGAGTCACCCAtactatttattattgtgtgaggagGGTAAGGTCAAGAATGATGTTTTAAACTAGATATGGTAgtgcatgtttgtaatcccaacacttgggagtctgagaTAGGAAGATCGtgactcaaggccagcctaggctatgcaACAAGACCCTGCTTTGAAAAGCAATGTGTGTATGGATAATGCTACAACCCTAAGAAAGGACTAGGATGTGCTTAGGTTAAGGGACcctgaagaaagggagagagtccCTTAACCTAAGCACATCCTACTCCTCCTAGGGAAAGACCACATGCTAGGAACCCCGCTCATGCTAGATGTTCAGGCAGATTTAGAGGGTGCAGCCCTCTCTGTGCCTGGGGCTTTAACCTTGTACAACGCCACCGAGAGCAACGCCTCTTACTTGGATCCTGGAGCCAATCCCTCCTCTCCCTGAGATCTGCCGCCTTCTGAAAAAGCCTGGCTAAGGAACCAGCACGCAACGGCACACCCCTTTAGGCTTCCTGGCGCCCCCGCCCGGGAGGTGAGCGAAGCCCCCTGTATGCGACAGCCTCTCTCCACTACCCCAGTGAATCCTGCAACATAAACTGCATCCTCTACTCTGTTTCTGGCCTCTCTTTTTTTACTATCAACCAAAGATCACCAGAGTCTGGGGTGGGTGACGACTTTGCGTTCCTACAAGTGCTCAGGTGTTCGGACTTAGAAACGTCTATACGCTCGGACTTTTATGGAAAACCCCTTCTCCCTGGTGCTTGGAGAGT from Mastomys coucha isolate ucsf_1 unplaced genomic scaffold, UCSF_Mcou_1 pScaffold22, whole genome shotgun sequence includes:
- the Fbxl8 gene encoding F-box/LRR-repeat protein 8, which codes for MGEPVGKLPEEVLALIFRDLPLRDRAVAARVCRAWAVAVNNSAVWSNTSISCDCELEDLLPPYLSSCLDHIRNLRLEYEPSKKPSRRTATELLTALANRAPRLLGLRLECRGEKPLFDAGRDVLGAVHAVCGAAHQLRHLDLRHLPYTLEDTLVLKAAGSCPELRSLFLDNYALVNSVQPASVFKLLEACPHLRALGLHLASMSRAALELLAAPHRAPFALLALRCACPEDARASPLPDEAWATLSCRHPGLEVELELEPVLPDEAVTRILQPAVPVAVLRLNLSGDTVGPVRFAARHYAKTLRALEVRASASSELHTALEELAARCAGLREIHCFCVVRPSVLDAFRAHCPRLRSYTLKLKREPHPWQPTLVR
- the Hsf4 gene encoding heat shock factor protein 4 isoform X1: MQEAPAALPTEPGPSPVPAFLGKLWALVGDPGTDHLIRWSPSGTSFLVSDQSRFAKEVLPQYFKHSNMASFVRQLNMCESLCQAGSGLGGHLVQRMECGMTHAHTPPCPALPRTRSSDGFRKVVSIEQGGLLRPERDHVEFQHPSFVRGREQLLERVRRKVPALRGDDSRWRPEDLGRLLGEVQALRGVQESTEARLQELRQQNEILWREVVTLRQSHRQQHRIIGKLIQCLFGPLQTGPSSTGAKRKLSLMLDEGSACSASAKFNACPVSGALLQDPYFIQSPLPETTLGLSPHRARGPIISDIPEDSPSPEGHRLSPSSGGRRVKGLALLKEEPASPGGDGEAGLALAPNECDFCVTAPPPLPVAVVQAILEGKGSYSPEGPRSVQQPEPRGPREEPDRGNLGLDRGNRSPESLLTPMLLRPPPETLEPIAPVDVLGPSLQGREWTLMDLDMELSLMQPLGSERAEAELTVKELNSSGVGKDHMLGTPLMLDVQADLEGAALSVPGALTLYNATESNASYLDPGANPSSP
- the Hsf4 gene encoding heat shock factor protein 4 isoform X5, translating into MQEAPAALPTEPGPSPVPAFLGKLWALVGDPGTDHLIRWSPSGTSFLVSDQSRFAKEVLPQYFKHSNMASFVRQLNMYGFRKVVSIEQGGLLRPERDHVEFQHPSFVRGREQLLERVRRKVPALRGDDSRWRPEDLGRLLGEVQALRGVQESTEARLQELRQQNEILWREVVTLRQSHRQQHRIIGKLIQCLFGPLQTGPSSTGAKRKLSLMLDEGSACSASAKFNACPVSGALLQDPYFIQSPSPCSPFQRPPWASALTGPEGPSSLTSQKILHLLKDTGFLLPVVAGAPPPLPVAVVQAILEGKGSYSPEGPRSVQQPEPRGPREEPDRGNLGLDRGNRSPESLLTPMLLRPPPETLEPIAPVDVLGPSLQGREWTLMDLDMELSLMQPLGSERAEAELTVKELNSSGVGKDHMLGTPLMLDVQADLEGAALSVPGALTLYNATESNASYLDPGANPSSP
- the Hsf4 gene encoding heat shock factor protein 4 isoform X2; this encodes MQEAPAALPTEPGPSPVPAFLGKLWALVGDPGTDHLIRWSPSGTSFLVSDQSRFAKEVLPQYFKHSNMASFVRQLNMYGFRKVVSIEQGGLLRPERDHVEFQHPSFVRGREQLLERVRRKVPALRGDDSRWRPEDLGRLLGEVQALRGVQESTEARLQELRQQNEILWREVVTLRQSHRQQHRIIGKLIQCLFGPLQTGPSSTGAKRKLSLMLDEGSACSASAKFNACPVSGALLQDPYFIQSPLPETTLGLSPHRARGPIISDIPEDSPSPEGHRLSPSSGGRRVKGLALLKEEPASPGGDGEAGLALAPNECDFCVTAPPPLPVAVVQAILEGKGSYSPEGPRSVQQPEPRGPREEPDRGNLGLDRGNRSPESLLTPMLLRPPPETLEPIAPVDVLGPSLQGREWTLMDLDMELSLMQPLGSERAEAELTVKELNSSGVGKDHMLGTPLMLDVQADLEGAALSVPGALTLYNATESNASYLDPGANPSSP
- the Hsf4 gene encoding heat shock factor protein 4 isoform X4 — protein: MQEAPAALPTEPGPSPVPAFLGKLWALVGDPGTDHLIRWSPSGTSFLVSDQSRFAKEVLPQYFKHSNMASFVRQLNMYGFRKVVSIEQGGLLRPERDHVEFQHPSFVRGREQLLERVRRKVPALRGDDSRWRPEDLGRLLGEVQALRGVQESTEARLQELRQQNEILWREVVTLRQSHRQQHRIIGKLIQCLFGPLQTGPSSTGAKRKLSLMLDEGSACSASAKFNACPVSGALLQDPYFIQSPLPETTLGLSPHRARGPIISDIPEDSPSPEGHRLSPSSGGRRGNLGLDRGNRSPESLLTPMLLRPPPETLEPIAPVDVLGPSLQGREWTLMDLDMELSLMQPLGSERAEAELTVKELNSSGVGKDHMLGTPLMLDVQADLEGAALSVPGALTLYNATESNASYLDPGANPSSP
- the Hsf4 gene encoding heat shock factor protein 4 isoform X3; this encodes MQEAPAALPTEPGPSPVPAFLGKLWALVGDPGTDHLIRWSPSGTSFLVSDQSRFAKEVLPQYFKHSNMASFVRQLNMCESLCQAGSGLGGHLVQRMECGMTHAHTPPCPALPRTRSSDGFRKVVSIEQGGLLRPERDHVEFQHPSFVRGREQLLERVRRKVPALRGDDSRWRPEDLGRLLGEVQALRGVQESTEARLQELRQQNEILWREVVTLRQSHRQQHRIIGKLIQCLFGPLQTGPSSTGAKRKLSLMLDEGSACSASAKFNACPVSGALLQDPYFIQSPLPETTLGLSPHRARGPIISDIPEDSPSPEGHRLSPSSGGRRGNLGLDRGNRSPESLLTPMLLRPPPETLEPIAPVDVLGPSLQGREWTLMDLDMELSLMQPLGSERAEAELTVKELNSSGVGKDHMLGTPLMLDVQADLEGAALSVPGALTLYNATESNASYLDPGANPSSP
- the Hsf4 gene encoding heat shock factor protein 4 isoform X6, whose protein sequence is MGAGRRPRHRPPHPLEPDGFRKVVSIEQGGLLRPERDHVEFQHPSFVRGREQLLERVRRKVPALRGDDSRWRPEDLGRLLGEVQALRGVQESTEARLQELRQQNEILWREVVTLRQSHRQQHRIIGKLIQCLFGPLQTGPSSTGAKRKLSLMLDEGSACSASAKFNACPVSGALLQDPYFIQSPLPETTLGLSPHRARGPIISDIPEDSPSPEGHRLSPSSGGRRVKGLALLKEEPASPGGDGEAGLALAPNECDFCVTAPPPLPVAVVQAILEGKGSYSPEGPRSVQQPEPRGPREEPDRGNLGLDRGNRSPESLLTPMLLRPPPETLEPIAPVDVLGPSLQGREWTLMDLDMELSLMQPLGSERAEAELTVKELNSSGVGKDHMLGTPLMLDVQADLEGAALSVPGALTLYNATESNASYLDPGANPSSP